One segment of Thermoanaerobacter kivui DNA contains the following:
- a CDS encoding TIGR01440 family protein yields MDLKEISKQAEEVIEELLDITNLKPGSLFVLGGSTSEILGKKVGTAGSLDVAKAVVDPILEALHKRGLYLAVQGCEHINRALLVEEEAQDKYGLEEVNVIPHEHAGGSIQTYAYQQFKNPVMVENVKGLGHAGLDIGLVLIGMHLRPVVVPVRLSRNKIGEATIVAARTRPKMVGGERARYKKL; encoded by the coding sequence ATGGATTTAAAAGAGATTTCAAAGCAGGCAGAGGAAGTCATAGAGGAGTTACTTGACATAACGAATTTAAAGCCGGGGAGTCTTTTTGTCTTGGGTGGAAGTACAAGTGAAATATTGGGCAAGAAAGTGGGAACTGCAGGAAGTCTTGATGTGGCAAAAGCAGTGGTGGACCCAATTTTAGAGGCTCTACATAAGCGAGGGTTATACCTTGCAGTACAGGGTTGTGAGCACATAAACAGGGCGCTTTTGGTGGAGGAAGAAGCACAAGATAAGTACGGGCTTGAAGAGGTAAATGTCATTCCCCATGAACATGCAGGAGGGTCAATACAGACTTATGCTTATCAGCAGTTTAAAAATCCTGTTATGGTAGAAAATGTGAAAGGATTAGGACATGCAGGGCTTGACATAGGGCTTGTCCTGATTGGAATGCATTTGAGGCCTGTGGTTGTACCTGTGAGATTGAGTCGGAATAAGATAGGAGAAGCCACAATTGTTGCTGCAAGGACAAGGCCTAAGATGGTAGGAGGAGAAAGGGCAAGATATAAAAAATTATAA
- a CDS encoding YcdB/YcdC domain-containing protein, protein MKKFISIAIALAFLFTLMIPSNMAQAQADTKISLKQAIEIAKEKLGIGESGYEFNSSYNEYANKKYWNLNWNSTSKGSISVTVDADTGRITNFYSWTPAQQSELRIPKYTQEEAKKVAVEFIQKLVPDLFKQTKENTSVNNYSSYYSPDYSFTFERIVNGIPFPSDSIYVSVNKSTLKVTSYYLNWNDYSFPEPKDIISKEKAIEIFKEKLGIELMYNLVYDQVYGSEPKAVLVYGIFQNAPIDAKTGKIIRNDYYYEPMYGGGGGEGMSSQKLSPEEQKAVDNAEKYISKDKAIEIVKNSLPFPLGSEYKLTNVNLYTGYDYPPAKSNPMWSLYWSYNKDNKYYYVSATVDAATGEFKSFFKGGPDDNMQDKKPAYTEEEMKKTAEDYLKKIVPDKFSKTEYQNINPENNKMIEMPTYSFRFVEKANGILCPFNNISVTVSPYTGEIVGYALSWTDVKLPSSENIISLDEAYKILFENAEFSLMYAPNYDYKSPDKPPTINLVYQLNFYNYIDAKTGQIIDYSGKPVVKKSETTFKDIDGNWAEKDIKLLVQIGIIDTKDDKFYPEHNILQKDFIKMLIKAIQPPYYDPIPPKSSDEYSYFYDVAIQKKIITEKEKKPDTLVTREQAAKYLVNALGAGYIADLNDIFVINFKDADKISSSSKGYIAIVSGLKIMRGSNGYFYPDLYLTRAEAAAVLVRYLQINKN, encoded by the coding sequence ATGAAAAAATTTATTTCCATCGCAATTGCCCTTGCCTTCCTGTTTACACTTATGATACCATCAAACATGGCACAGGCACAAGCTGATACAAAGATAAGTTTAAAGCAGGCAATTGAGATAGCAAAAGAAAAGCTCGGCATAGGTGAAAGCGGCTATGAGTTTAATTCCAGCTACAATGAATATGCCAATAAAAAATATTGGAACCTGAATTGGAACTCTACATCTAAAGGCAGTATCAGTGTAACAGTCGATGCTGACACAGGGAGAATTACAAACTTCTATAGTTGGACTCCAGCGCAGCAGTCAGAACTGAGAATACCTAAATATACACAGGAGGAAGCAAAAAAAGTTGCAGTAGAATTTATACAAAAACTGGTACCCGACTTATTTAAACAGACAAAAGAAAATACTTCTGTTAATAATTACAGCAGTTATTATTCACCAGACTATTCCTTTACATTTGAAAGGATAGTAAATGGTATACCCTTCCCCTCCGACAGCATATATGTATCAGTTAACAAAAGCACGCTGAAGGTTACTTCTTACTATTTAAATTGGAATGACTACTCCTTTCCTGAACCAAAGGACATAATTTCTAAAGAAAAGGCCATAGAAATTTTTAAAGAAAAATTAGGTATAGAACTTATGTACAATTTAGTATATGACCAAGTTTATGGAAGTGAGCCTAAAGCAGTACTTGTTTACGGCATATTCCAAAACGCCCCCATTGATGCAAAGACAGGAAAAATAATAAGAAACGACTACTACTATGAACCAATGTATGGAGGAGGCGGCGGTGAAGGGATGTCTTCACAAAAACTATCTCCAGAAGAACAAAAGGCAGTTGACAATGCAGAAAAATACATATCAAAAGATAAAGCTATAGAAATAGTTAAAAACAGCCTCCCTTTCCCTCTTGGAAGTGAGTATAAATTAACCAATGTTAATTTATATACAGGATATGATTATCCTCCTGCAAAGTCTAACCCTATGTGGTCCCTTTACTGGAGCTACAATAAAGACAACAAATACTATTATGTAAGTGCTACTGTAGATGCTGCAACAGGGGAGTTTAAATCCTTTTTCAAGGGCGGACCCGATGATAATATGCAGGATAAAAAACCCGCATATACAGAAGAAGAAATGAAAAAGACCGCTGAAGACTATCTTAAAAAGATTGTACCAGATAAATTCAGTAAAACAGAATATCAAAATATCAATCCTGAAAACAATAAAATGATTGAAATGCCAACATATTCTTTCCGCTTTGTTGAAAAAGCAAATGGCATACTGTGCCCCTTCAATAATATAAGTGTAACTGTAAGTCCTTACACAGGTGAAATAGTGGGGTATGCGTTATCTTGGACTGATGTAAAACTGCCTTCTTCCGAAAACATAATAAGCCTTGATGAAGCTTATAAAATACTCTTTGAAAATGCAGAATTTAGTTTAATGTATGCGCCAAATTATGATTATAAATCACCAGATAAGCCCCCTACAATAAACCTTGTCTATCAGTTAAACTTTTATAACTATATAGATGCAAAAACGGGTCAAATTATAGACTACTCTGGAAAACCTGTTGTAAAAAAGTCAGAAACTACTTTTAAGGACATAGACGGAAATTGGGCAGAAAAGGACATAAAGCTTCTTGTTCAAATAGGCATTATTGACACCAAAGATGACAAATTCTATCCCGAACACAATATCCTTCAAAAAGATTTTATAAAAATGCTAATAAAAGCAATCCAACCTCCCTATTATGATCCAATACCACCTAAGTCTTCTGATGAATACAGTTATTTCTACGATGTTGCAATACAGAAAAAAATTATAACAGAGAAAGAGAAAAAACCTGACACCCTCGTCACAAGAGAACAAGCAGCAAAATACCTTGTAAATGCTCTTGGAGCAGGTTACATCGCAGATCTAAATGATATTTTTGTCATAAACTTTAAAGATGCTGACAAAATCTCCTCCTCCTCAAAAGGCTATATAGCTATAGTATCAGGCCTTAAAATAATGAGAGGAAGCAACGGGTACTTCTATCCTGATTTGTATCTCACAAGAGCAGAAGCTGCAGCAGTGTTAGTAAGATACTTACAAATAAATAAAAATTAA
- a CDS encoding LiaF transmembrane domain-containing protein — translation MKRRTGILASALSLIFVGIVLLLPSFDVYVPSFVYKAVWPVFFILLGLELIFSKKLYGEENSDINVGVILLAILILIFTSEFFYLSPLSLKIIKGNFIGNGI, via the coding sequence ATGAAAAGAAGGACGGGCATCTTAGCCAGTGCACTTTCTCTCATATTTGTGGGAATTGTGTTGCTTTTACCGAGTTTTGACGTATATGTACCTTCATTTGTTTACAAAGCTGTATGGCCTGTGTTTTTTATTTTGCTGGGTTTAGAGCTGATATTTAGCAAGAAATTATATGGGGAGGAAAACAGTGATATCAATGTAGGAGTCATACTATTGGCCATTCTGATTTTAATTTTTACTAGTGAATTTTTTTATTTATCTCCTTTAAGCTTGAAAATTATTAAAGGAAATTTTATTGGCAATGGGATATGA
- a CDS encoding PspC domain-containing protein — translation MSKRLYRSREQKMLGGVCGGIAEYFDIDVTLVRLICLLTIFSGIGILPYLVAWIVIPENPYQLKGKVIYEKGESEEFQSDNGEGETENKPNRANEFFGWFLVILGVVLLLDKLLSWFDFKIIWSILLIAIGIAILFKKT, via the coding sequence ATGAGTAAAAGATTGTACAGGTCTAGAGAGCAAAAGATGTTAGGAGGAGTCTGCGGAGGCATAGCAGAGTATTTTGACATTGACGTGACATTAGTAAGGCTTATTTGCCTTTTAACGATATTTAGTGGTATTGGCATACTTCCATACCTCGTTGCATGGATAGTAATACCAGAAAACCCTTACCAGTTAAAAGGTAAAGTCATTTACGAAAAAGGGGAAAGCGAGGAATTTCAAAGCGACAATGGGGAAGGAGAAACTGAAAATAAGCCCAACAGAGCAAATGAATTTTTTGGTTGGTTTTTGGTGATTTTAGGAGTAGTGCTTTTATTAGACAAATTATTGTCCTGGTTTGATTTTAAAATAATATGGTCTATATTGTTAATTGCAATTGGCATTGCAATTTTATTTAAAAAAACATA